The following proteins come from a genomic window of Thiothrix unzii:
- a CDS encoding glycoside hydrolase family 18 protein has protein sequence MKTPWMKACALAGLCWLTWASPAIAAAPWVTGYLPGYTQDGAGNAAYMDDADWEMLTHVVHFASEINPSTGTLTDTGNSIGATKRQKAIALAHSKNRPILFSVVAWENIHKPVLADPLKRQALIDSLLARLDEGYDGLDIDLEPIVSWGQTANADYELFINALHTAMQQKTSALLQRPPLLAVAADYRAKTVLSHLHTKIDQINIMFYNMATHNEAITWHDAALYDGGKTYPSTGGKVSSVDGYIKQLLDAGVPRDKLGLGMSFEIRIWKGGSGTATGGATAPFQTWTSVPQEWTTGTPLESYAQLMDNRYQQSQYRWDDVAKMGYLSIDAENDADDQFVSFNDPRAVAEKIQYVKKMQLGGAMIWHLQLDYRAAKTGSKRREIMHSIRNALATGATPQ, from the coding sequence ATGAAAACACCTTGGATGAAAGCGTGCGCCCTTGCCGGGTTATGCTGGTTAACGTGGGCAAGCCCTGCTATTGCTGCTGCGCCCTGGGTAACGGGTTATTTGCCCGGTTATACCCAAGACGGAGCGGGTAATGCCGCTTACATGGATGATGCCGATTGGGAAATGCTCACTCACGTGGTGCACTTTGCTTCGGAAATTAACCCCAGTACAGGAACATTAACGGATACAGGTAACAGCATCGGCGCGACCAAACGTCAAAAAGCGATAGCGTTGGCGCACAGTAAAAACCGTCCGATATTGTTCAGCGTGGTGGCGTGGGAAAATATCCACAAGCCCGTATTAGCAGATCCGCTCAAGCGTCAAGCTTTGATTGATAGTCTTTTGGCGCGTTTGGATGAGGGTTACGACGGTTTGGATATTGACCTTGAGCCGATTGTCTCGTGGGGGCAAACCGCTAATGCGGATTACGAGCTGTTTATCAATGCGTTGCACACGGCTATGCAGCAAAAGACCTCGGCATTGTTGCAGCGTCCACCGTTATTGGCAGTCGCTGCGGATTACCGCGCCAAGACCGTGCTATCGCATTTACACACCAAAATTGATCAGATCAATATCATGTTTTACAACATGGCAACCCATAACGAAGCCATTACTTGGCATGACGCGGCCTTGTATGACGGCGGTAAAACTTACCCCAGTACCGGCGGTAAAGTGTCATCGGTGGACGGTTACATCAAGCAATTGCTGGATGCGGGCGTGCCCCGCGATAAATTGGGCTTAGGGATGAGTTTTGAAATCCGCATCTGGAAAGGCGGTAGTGGCACAGCTACCGGGGGCGCAACCGCACCGTTTCAAACATGGACGAGCGTACCGCAGGAATGGACAACCGGAACTCCGCTGGAAAGTTATGCGCAATTGATGGATAACCGCTATCAGCAAAGCCAATACCGTTGGGATGATGTGGCGAAAATGGGCTACCTCAGCATTGATGCGGAAAATGATGCGGATGATCAATTCGTATCGTTTAATGATCCACGTGCTGTGGCAGAGAAAATCCAATACGTGAAAAAAATGCAGCTTGGTGGCGCAATGATCTGGCATTTACAACTGGATTACCGCGCCGCAAAAACCGGCAGCAAACGCCGTGAAATCATGCACAGCATTCGTAATGCTTTAGCCACAGGAGCAACCCCTCAATGA
- a CDS encoding DUF5979 domain-containing protein — MLFLGSVLTAVRDGNAASYTPPSGVPTPSYANNFVVVDNPGNADDSTGYGGVSYSYMVSATQITVQDWVDFLNDIGVTGSNDLGLGPMDPNHSDCDNPWCYSPFAYSGGSWQVTSFNQNGMSLSASDAAKLPVDWRSLNNVARYLNWMATGSIDSGAFTFTNNGGPKGNWPIASFNGAYPGPRLPLEDELYKAMYRRTGTTNTYNNYPLGSSTPPLAVSDPNSGMHYSSSNGSVGGALTGVFGHGEGGLYAQVGQETGNPWGIYDFGGNRHETTLNPGDTATTILRGASAFSNLSDSHKTVRQSLDASRRYLSIGYRVWMGVTQPSGRVSVTKQVTGGTDSTRNFTITLDCTGTLYDKTFVLRHNQTYTSDFIPQGTSCTVSEAAPSGAPAGYTYGTPVYSPASVTVGNATTVAVTVTNPLQAACSINSFTVTSACNNNGTAGTAADDYRTFSLNLSGTGVAATYNLSANNSGVLTPTSGSYGAATNFRLQNGSAGNGTVYTLTATDATSSSCTRTATVSDTGSCSPTGTLRVRKTVTNPPAGFTSPDFNIAVDCSNNTFDQNFTLAHGATRDITGIPAGTTCSVTETTPLPTAPAGYEYGTPAIAPSGAQTIVANTTTEIVVTNPLNSVSCPTITVTPNPLPNGTVGVAYNASPSANASSGGPYTYTWSTAGLPTGMNVNAGTGVVSGTPSATGNATVTASTTVAGQTCSGSTPLSVTAAPTGSLSVTKAVTGKPASFTSPDFSVVVDCSVDSFDQTLTVADGATATINSIPTGTTCTVTEPTVPAAPAGYDYGTPVITPSGEQTISTGTTVAVTVTNPLTLKQGSLQLGKSVSGQPAGFTSPDYTLHVDCSDNSFDQDVLIKAAENKTISNIPHGTTCTVTEPTQPAPPAGYSYGTAVITPASVTIVGDSSVSVSVLNPLEGNCTINAPTVTTQCYSNGTSSTADDTFGFRINTSGTFVAPTYDIQAGTLAVQDVPYGVEAGTYGNFLISGGAVNATLTDSNKAACQLNNVALTPPAPCSAPPPTCATVTNKAKVSALTGTDQNPGNDEDGVSLGANCATPPQIDLELVKTASVNTIKRGDTLVYTLTLTNKGPDDANDVQVKDLLPAGLSYVSSQAERGSYDATSGIWLVGKVANGVPVKLKITVRAD; from the coding sequence TTGCTATTTTTGGGTTCGGTATTGACGGCAGTCCGCGATGGGAATGCTGCTTCGTATACGCCGCCATCGGGTGTTCCAACACCTTCATATGCCAATAATTTTGTGGTGGTCGATAATCCGGGTAATGCTGATGATTCGACGGGGTATGGTGGGGTGTCTTACTCCTATATGGTGAGCGCGACTCAGATTACGGTGCAAGACTGGGTTGATTTTTTGAATGACATCGGTGTGACAGGGTCTAATGACCTAGGTTTAGGGCCGATGGATCCTAATCATTCAGATTGTGATAACCCTTGGTGTTATTCGCCTTTTGCCTATTCAGGTGGTAGTTGGCAAGTAACGTCGTTTAACCAAAATGGTATGAGCCTCAGCGCATCGGATGCAGCAAAGCTTCCTGTTGATTGGCGATCGCTAAATAACGTTGCACGTTATCTGAACTGGATGGCAACGGGTAGCATTGACTCTGGGGCCTTTACATTTACTAATAATGGCGGGCCAAAAGGTAACTGGCCAATTGCCTCTTTCAATGGTGCTTATCCGGGGCCGCGCTTACCTTTGGAAGATGAGCTTTACAAAGCCATGTACCGAAGAACAGGGACTACCAATACTTACAATAATTATCCGTTAGGAAGTTCTACTCCTCCATTGGCAGTTTCTGATCCAAACAGTGGGATGCATTATAGTTCCAGTAATGGTTCTGTTGGTGGTGCATTAACGGGGGTGTTTGGGCATGGTGAAGGTGGGCTTTATGCTCAAGTCGGTCAGGAAACTGGCAATCCTTGGGGAATTTATGACTTTGGGGGAAACCGGCACGAAACCACCCTGAATCCCGGTGATACAGCAACAACCATTCTGCGTGGTGCATCGGCATTTAGCAATCTGTCTGACTCACATAAGACAGTACGTCAGAGCTTGGATGCTAGTCGGCGTTACTTGAGTATTGGCTACCGTGTATGGATGGGCGTTACCCAGCCATCAGGCAGGGTTAGTGTCACCAAACAGGTGACTGGGGGTACGGATAGTACGAGAAACTTCACCATTACGTTAGATTGTACAGGCACGTTATACGATAAGACGTTCGTACTTCGGCACAATCAAACCTACACTTCAGATTTCATTCCGCAAGGGACTTCCTGTACGGTCAGTGAGGCAGCACCCTCAGGTGCGCCAGCAGGTTACACTTACGGTACACCGGTTTATAGCCCGGCATCCGTTACGGTAGGGAATGCGACAACGGTAGCTGTTACCGTTACGAATCCTTTGCAAGCGGCTTGTTCCATCAATAGTTTCACAGTCACATCTGCTTGTAATAACAATGGAACAGCCGGAACAGCCGCCGATGATTACCGTACCTTTAGCTTGAATTTATCAGGAACAGGCGTTGCCGCGACCTACAACTTATCGGCCAATAACAGTGGGGTACTGACCCCAACTTCTGGTAGTTATGGAGCAGCAACGAATTTTCGGTTACAAAATGGTTCGGCAGGCAATGGTACGGTTTACACCCTGACCGCGACAGACGCGACTAGTAGCAGTTGTACACGCACGGCGACGGTGAGCGATACGGGTAGTTGTTCGCCGACAGGTACGTTACGGGTGCGCAAAACGGTGACGAATCCTCCGGCAGGATTTACCAGCCCTGATTTCAATATAGCGGTAGATTGCTCGAATAACACTTTCGATCAAAACTTTACGTTAGCGCATGGTGCAACACGCGACATTACCGGGATTCCTGCGGGTACGACGTGTAGTGTGACGGAAACTACGCCATTACCAACCGCACCCGCAGGCTACGAATACGGCACACCTGCGATTGCGCCGAGTGGTGCGCAGACGATTGTGGCGAATACGACAACAGAAATAGTGGTAACAAACCCACTTAATTCGGTGAGTTGCCCGACGATTACCGTCACCCCGAATCCGTTACCGAATGGCACGGTGGGTGTGGCTTACAATGCGAGTCCGTCAGCGAATGCCAGTAGCGGAGGGCCATACACTTATACATGGAGCACTGCCGGATTACCCACAGGAATGAACGTTAATGCGGGAACGGGTGTGGTATCTGGCACACCCAGTGCAACCGGAAATGCAACGGTAACAGCTAGTACCACGGTCGCGGGGCAAACGTGTTCAGGGTCAACACCGTTGAGTGTTACCGCCGCGCCGACGGGTTCATTGAGTGTCACGAAAGCGGTAACGGGTAAGCCCGCCAGTTTCACCAGCCCTGATTTTTCGGTGGTGGTGGATTGTTCCGTGGATAGTTTCGACCAGACATTGACGGTTGCTGATGGTGCTACTGCAACCATTAACAGTATTCCGACTGGCACGACGTGTACTGTGACAGAGCCAACCGTGCCAGCCGCACCCGCAGGTTATGATTATGGCACGCCTGTTATTACGCCCAGTGGTGAGCAGACTATTAGTACGGGCACAACCGTTGCGGTGACGGTGACTAATCCATTAACCCTAAAGCAGGGTAGTTTGCAGTTGGGTAAATCGGTAAGTGGGCAGCCCGCTGGATTTACCAGCCCTGATTACACCTTGCACGTAGACTGTTCAGATAACAGCTTTGATCAGGATGTGCTAATTAAAGCGGCTGAAAACAAAACCATCAGCAATATTCCCCACGGTACAACCTGTACTGTGACAGAACCAACGCAGCCAGCACCGCCAGCAGGTTACAGCTATGGCACGGCGGTGATTACTCCTGCTTCGGTCACGATTGTTGGTGATAGTTCGGTGTCGGTCAGTGTGTTGAATCCATTGGAAGGGAATTGCACGATCAATGCGCCGACGGTAACAACACAATGCTACAGCAACGGTACGAGCAGTACGGCGGATGATACGTTTGGTTTCCGCATCAACACCTCCGGCACGTTTGTTGCCCCCACCTACGATATTCAGGCGGGTACATTGGCGGTGCAAGACGTGCCTTATGGGGTGGAAGCGGGTACTTACGGTAACTTTCTAATCAGTGGTGGTGCGGTGAATGCCACGCTGACGGATAGTAATAAAGCCGCCTGTCAGTTGAATAATGTCGCATTGACGCCACCCGCACCGTGTTCCGCACCACCGCCAACGTGTGCAACTGTGACCAATAAAGCCAAGGTATCTGCCTTAACCGGTACAGATCAAAATCCGGGCAATGATGAAGACGGTGTATCTTTGGGTGCGAACTGCGCGACCCCGCCTCAAATCGACTTGGAATTGGTCAAAACCGCCAGTGTGAATACTATCAAGCGTGGTGACACCTTGGTTTACACCCTGACTTTGACGAATAAAGGCCCGGATGATGCCAATGATGTACAGGTGAAAGATCTGCTGCCAGCGGGATTAAGTTACGTGAGCAGCCAAGCCGAACGCGGCAGTTACGACGCAACCAGCGGTATCTGGCTGGTTGGCAAAGTTGCCAATGGCGTTCCGGTTAAATTAAAAATCACGGTGAGGGCTGACTAA
- a CDS encoding DUF5979 domain-containing protein — MKTINQSQALQRSSFAIGVCAAMLFVGSSSAYALDSMTLPAGVPKPSFADSFVVIDDAGNPDDNRVGNYGGVGYKYRVSQTQITVGDWVAFLNAVDPGNSMGFGPIGASCGNDFCFAAYTHSGGTWSVTPFNEDGMAMSAAEAAKLPIDWLSLNMVARYMNWLATGNINQGAFTFSDTTSGNATITSFDANYPGPRLPLEDELYKAMFWDKAKQAYNDYPTNNVQGDGTPVLAGIDASGIHNSNAGGALIPGYGGTKHYAQVGQETGNPWEVRDTAGNRHETTLEPSAPTTTILRGAAAFGAVSASKYDFRDTLAAGNRYVSIGYRVWMGVSAPSGVLHIKKVVANGTDTQSFSFNLDCTDNNFDKNGILVKHNETYESDAMPVGTQCTVTEVTPTAPTGFTYSAAQYAPGQTVTIEENNPKIVTVTNTLQPVAAQNVDLEITKVADKPNVVSGDTVRYTITLTNKGPGAATGVEVTDQLPAGVTYSTHATLKGAYDKNTGGWTVGALAKDDVVTLTIDVTVD, encoded by the coding sequence ATGAAAACGATCAACCAATCACAGGCGTTGCAACGCTCATCCTTCGCTATCGGTGTGTGTGCGGCAATGCTGTTTGTGGGCAGTTCGTCCGCGTATGCACTTGATTCTATGACCTTGCCTGCTGGTGTGCCAAAACCGTCATTTGCCGATAGTTTTGTGGTGATTGATGATGCAGGTAATCCTGATGATAACCGTGTAGGTAACTATGGTGGTGTGGGGTATAAGTACCGCGTCAGTCAGACGCAAATTACCGTGGGCGACTGGGTGGCGTTCCTGAATGCTGTTGACCCGGGTAATTCGATGGGGTTTGGACCGATTGGGGCAAGTTGCGGCAATGACTTCTGTTTTGCGGCGTACACCCACAGTGGCGGTACTTGGAGTGTGACACCGTTTAACGAAGATGGTATGGCGATGTCAGCGGCAGAAGCGGCGAAATTACCGATTGATTGGTTGTCTTTGAATATGGTGGCTCGCTACATGAACTGGTTGGCGACCGGGAATATTAACCAAGGGGCTTTTACCTTCAGTGACACGACCTCTGGCAACGCGACCATTACCAGTTTTGATGCGAACTATCCTGGGCCACGTTTGCCGTTGGAAGACGAGTTATATAAGGCTATGTTCTGGGATAAGGCAAAGCAAGCGTATAACGATTATCCCACTAATAACGTACAGGGAGATGGTACGCCAGTATTGGCTGGAATTGATGCCAGTGGTATTCATAACAGTAATGCGGGTGGCGCATTGATTCCGGGTTATGGTGGCACTAAGCACTATGCACAAGTGGGGCAAGAAACTGGCAACCCGTGGGAAGTGCGTGATACGGCGGGCAATCGCCATGAAACCACCTTAGAGCCTAGTGCACCCACCACGACCATTTTACGTGGCGCAGCGGCATTTGGAGCGGTGTCTGCATCAAAGTATGATTTTCGCGATACTTTAGCGGCAGGCAACCGCTATGTGAGTATCGGTTATCGGGTGTGGATGGGGGTTTCCGCACCTTCTGGGGTGTTACATATCAAAAAAGTGGTGGCAAACGGCACAGATACGCAATCATTCAGCTTCAATCTGGATTGTACGGATAATAATTTCGACAAAAATGGCATCCTTGTTAAACACAATGAAACCTATGAATCCGATGCCATGCCTGTGGGAACACAGTGTACAGTGACCGAAGTTACACCAACGGCTCCAACAGGATTTACCTACAGCGCGGCGCAATACGCACCGGGGCAAACGGTGACGATTGAAGAAAATAATCCGAAAATCGTTACCGTTACTAACACGTTGCAGCCAGTCGCCGCACAGAATGTCGATTTGGAAATCACCAAAGTAGCAGATAAGCCGAATGTCGTATCAGGTGATACCGTGCGTTACACCATTACGCTGACTAACAAAGGGCCGGGAGCAGCGACGGGTGTGGAGGTAACGGATCAGTTGCCAGCCGGGGTTACGTATAGTACTCATGCGACACTTAAGGGTGCGTATGACAAGAATACAGGGGGCTGGACTGTCGGGGCGTTAGCAAAAGATGATGTGGTGACGTTGACGATTGATGTGACAGTCGATTAA
- a CDS encoding DUF11 domain-containing protein yields MKQYRQGIIGCMGVLLLCGAGFAHAAADVEVTKNVDKTRVVSNDTVEYTIVAANKGDAVATAVSITDLLPTGLSYISDDEPAGQYTHATGVWVVGDLAAGQQKSLKIIAVIN; encoded by the coding sequence ATGAAACAATACCGTCAAGGCATCATTGGATGCATGGGTGTGCTGCTCTTATGCGGGGCTGGTTTCGCGCACGCTGCCGCCGACGTGGAAGTTACCAAAAACGTGGATAAAACCCGCGTAGTTAGCAATGACACCGTGGAATACACCATTGTCGCCGCCAACAAAGGTGATGCGGTGGCAACAGCAGTCAGCATTACCGACTTGCTGCCGACGGGTCTGAGCTACATCAGTGACGATGAACCAGCAGGCCAATACACCCATGCCACGGGTGTTTGGGTGGTGGGCGATTTAGCGGCAGGCCAACAAAAAAGCCTGAAAATTATCGCTGTTATAAATTAA